A region of Geobacillus sp. 46C-IIa DNA encodes the following proteins:
- the ylbJ gene encoding sporulation integral membrane protein YlbJ, whose protein sequence is MKRNWGTKLKTALLASAVTLFAFSLICYPKQSLEASIRGLNMWWEVVFPSLLPFFIVSELLISFGVVNFLGVLLEPLMRPLFRVPGVGGFAWAMGMASGYPSGAKLTARLYQEKQLSTIEAERLASFTNSSNPLFIFGAVSAGFFNNPHLGLVLAVSHYLGNISVGLIMRFHGIRKEKGRPKRSPRPFSFPYALRTLHKTRLKNEQPLGKLLGDAVRSSVQTLLMIGGFIILFSVVNKLLYMMHLTEQLAPLLRQLLRLVQLPEQLDIPVFSGLFEITLGSQMISQTEEAMLFEKAVATSFILAFGGFSVQAQVASILAEANIRFQPFFVARLMHGVFAASFTYLLWKPLYVRTATGEPGSIPAFLPAVPGGAWDEGWRLLQQYGPLVTLLFLCLYIWLTAKAANGTRGRL, encoded by the coding sequence CTTCCGCCGTCACCTTATTTGCGTTTTCACTCATTTGCTACCCGAAGCAGTCGCTTGAGGCGTCCATTCGCGGGTTAAATATGTGGTGGGAAGTCGTCTTTCCGTCGCTCTTGCCGTTTTTCATCGTCTCGGAACTGCTGATTAGCTTTGGCGTCGTCAACTTTCTCGGCGTCCTGCTTGAACCGCTGATGCGCCCGTTGTTTCGTGTCCCGGGCGTCGGCGGGTTTGCCTGGGCGATGGGAATGGCGTCCGGCTACCCGTCCGGAGCAAAGCTGACTGCCCGCCTGTACCAGGAAAAGCAACTGTCTACCATTGAGGCTGAGCGGCTTGCTTCCTTCACCAATTCATCGAACCCGCTGTTCATTTTTGGCGCGGTCTCGGCCGGATTTTTCAACAACCCGCATCTCGGTCTTGTACTGGCTGTTTCTCATTATTTAGGGAACATTAGCGTTGGATTGATCATGCGGTTTCACGGCATCCGGAAAGAAAAAGGGCGGCCAAAGCGAAGCCCCCGGCCGTTTTCATTTCCGTACGCGCTGCGCACGTTGCACAAAACGCGATTGAAAAACGAGCAGCCGCTTGGCAAGCTGCTCGGCGACGCTGTCCGCTCTTCCGTCCAAACGCTGCTAATGATCGGCGGTTTCATTATTCTCTTTTCTGTCGTCAACAAACTGCTGTACATGATGCACTTGACTGAACAGCTCGCCCCGTTGCTGCGCCAGCTGCTTCGCCTCGTCCAGCTGCCGGAGCAACTTGACATCCCGGTGTTTTCCGGCTTGTTTGAAATTACACTCGGCAGTCAAATGATCAGCCAAACAGAGGAAGCCATGCTGTTTGAAAAAGCGGTGGCGACAAGTTTCATCCTCGCTTTCGGCGGATTTTCCGTCCAAGCGCAAGTAGCCAGCATCCTTGCCGAGGCCAACATTCGCTTTCAGCCGTTTTTCGTCGCCCGTCTGATGCATGGAGTGTTCGCGGCTTCATTTACATACTTGCTTTGGAAGCCGTTGTATGTACGGACAGCCACCGGAGAGCCGGGCAGCATTCCGGCGTTTCTCCCCGCCGTCCCGGGCGGCGCGTGGGACGAAGGCTGGCGGCTGCTGCAGCAATATGGACCGCTCGTGACGCTTCTCTTTCTTTGCCTTTATATATGGCTGACCGCCAAAGCGGCCAATGGAACCCGCGGGCGCTTGTAA